In a genomic window of Myotis daubentonii chromosome X, mMyoDau2.1, whole genome shotgun sequence:
- the LOC132223593 gene encoding protein FAM47A-like, whose protein sequence is MACQQWPLPEPHKGWLLKSDLRKKALIESGLIKPWQSGPKLDKKPEPSKKWLLGPAPLEPLPLGMECKPWFKDRDRLPSRYLCRQNKQLGKCPTSMDSRRWVFVKEGLDDFRTGCPSAEDVITRGPREGFLPMIAHRIPRPPPKKIHRQPPTGADLCSKLSPAQRARKAFVENIEASLTQQSLANCLNLEEALPPDLLLKVLEVLDPDRKLEDTWAHCEGTKERKKTPTHLCEEHPEQTNLEPPQLNLEPPEEDNLEPEDQTHVQTAKESLQSYLFSLFPEEETNAKCTTDIPKDLGLQKSRRRIREFCRWIDDNFGDIGIVEEDLMKQFEVDLEVPLTHNTVKIKKISQLPLKIRPCKQLDDIQQRKFSLQEGNWQRKLRKPEDPHKPKREKIRYGAWYLDPKSWKKLVNGQPLPDPKVVPDKEHLTDGRHLEPDIIDELYGPIAFKDFIVSKGYRMPGVIEKMFMRKGWNYESVKTPIHRVMKLLSKPKEEDSGDKED, encoded by the exons AAGGGGTGGCTGCTAAAGTCGGACCTGAGGAAGAAGGCGCTCATAGAGTCGGGGCTGATCAAGCCGTGGCAGTCAGGGCCGAAGCTCGACAAAAAGCCGGAGCCCAGCAAGAAGTGGCTGCTAGGGCCGGCGCCGCTGGAGCCCTTGCCCCTGGGCATGGAATGTAAGCCCTGGTTCAAGGACAGGGACAGGTTGCCTTCCCGCTATCTCTGCAGGCAGAACAAGCAGCTTGGGAAGTGCCCCACCTCCATGGACAGCCGGCGGTGGGTATTTGTGAAGGAGGGACTGGACGACTTCAGAACGGGCTGTCCATCTGCTGAAGATGTGATCACTCGTGGCCCTCGGGAAGGCTTTCTCCCCATGATTGCTCATAGAATTCCCCGCCCTCCGCCCAAAAAGATTCACAGGCAGCCGCCCACGGGAGCGGACCTGTGTTCCAAGCTCTCGCCAGCCCAGCGAGCACGGAAGGCCTTTGTAGAGAACATTGAAGCCAGCCTGACCCAGCAGTCCCTGGCGAACTGCCTGAATCTGGAGGAAGCTCTCCCTCCAGACCTCCTCCTCAAGGTCCTGGAAGTGCTAGATCCTGACAGGAAGCTGGAGGACACGTGGGCACATTGTGAGGGcaccaaggaaagaaagaagaccccCACACACCTGTGTGAAGAACATCCTGAGCAGAccaacctggagcctccccag CTCAACCTGGAACCTCCTGAGGAGGACAACCTGGAACCTGAAGACCAAACCCACGTGCAAACGGCCAAGGAGAGCCTCCAGTCatatttattcagtttgtttCCTGAGGAAGAGACAAATGCAAAATGCACAACGGATATTCCCAAAGATCTTGGGCTCcaaaaatcaagaagaagaaTTCGTGAATTCTGCAGATGGATCGATGATAATTTTGGAGACATAGGCATTGTTGAAGAGGACCTCATGAAACAGTTTGAGGTTGACTTAGAGGTCCCACTCACCCATAATacagtcaaaataaagaaaataagccagCTTCCTTTGAAGATAAGGCCCTGCAAACAGCTAGATGACATACAGCAGAGAAAATTCTCCCTGCAGGAAGGTAACTGGCAAAGGAAACTCCGAAAACCAGAAGACCCTCATAAACCCAAACGGGAGAAGATAAGGTATGGAGCATGGTACCTGGACCCCAAATCCTGGAAAAAGCTGGTCAATGGCCAGCCTCTGCCCGACCCTAAAGTCGTCCCTGACAAGGAACATTTGACCGATGGAAGGCATCTTGAACCAGACATTATTGATGAACTTTATGGACCAATTGCCTTCAAAGATTTCATTGTAAGCAAGGGCTACAGGATGCCAGGTGTGATTGAGAAGATGTTTATGAGGAAGGGATGGAACTATGAGTCTGTGAAGACTCCTATACACCGAGTAATGAAACTCCTCTCCAAACCCAAAGAGGAGGATTCAGGGGACAAAGAGGATTAG